Proteins co-encoded in one Chitinophagales bacterium genomic window:
- a CDS encoding lipid A deacylase LpxR family protein: MNFSLLKSQKNIVFLLLSICFVVLPSKAQTTSSIDTTYRHSILLQMDNDAFLATDAYYTAGIDLEYRRLVKNENWLRSIFQNPDAKLTVAYRYGFKMFTPFDISEDAYLSGNQDRPFAGLQYVNGQISYFPKADMGHEFGLLLGTVGERTGMDKLQRAFHRAVNTPLPFGWENQISNEWGVNLHYKYWREKPFGQATTIISESQIAVGTMQTFIEKNWLIRIGKFSPIRHTSFAGSRLGKSSEMTSIEDYAFLGLGYSYVLHNIFIEGSLFDNPSPFTVEAKKWLFSQQFGFQYSYSRLAFRFILSHVGAEFIGGKQHFRMSLKVWRR; this comes from the coding sequence ATGAATTTTTCACTCCTAAAATCACAAAAAAATATTGTTTTTCTACTTTTAAGTATTTGCTTCGTAGTGCTTCCTTCAAAAGCACAAACCACTTCCTCCATAGACACGACTTATCGCCATTCAATCCTACTACAAATGGACAATGATGCCTTTCTCGCCACGGATGCCTATTATACTGCGGGTATTGATTTGGAATACAGGCGTTTGGTAAAAAATGAAAACTGGCTGAGGTCTATTTTCCAGAACCCCGATGCTAAATTAACGGTTGCTTATCGCTATGGCTTCAAAATGTTTACCCCTTTTGATATTAGTGAGGATGCCTATTTGTCTGGAAATCAAGACCGTCCGTTTGCAGGGCTGCAATATGTAAATGGCCAAATTTCTTATTTTCCTAAAGCTGATATGGGACATGAGTTTGGTTTACTACTCGGAACTGTTGGCGAACGTACAGGAATGGATAAGCTTCAACGTGCCTTTCACCGAGCCGTCAATACTCCGCTTCCTTTTGGCTGGGAAAACCAAATTAGCAATGAATGGGGTGTCAATCTTCATTACAAGTATTGGCGGGAAAAGCCTTTTGGTCAAGCGACTACCATTATTAGTGAAAGTCAAATTGCAGTAGGAACGATGCAAACTTTTATTGAAAAAAATTGGCTCATTAGAATAGGCAAATTTTCTCCTATTCGGCATACTTCTTTTGCAGGTTCGAGATTGGGTAAAAGTAGTGAAATGACTTCCATTGAAGATTATGCTTTTTTAGGTTTGGGTTATAGCTACGTCTTGCATAATATTTTCATTGAAGGAAGTTTGTTTGACAATCCGAGTCCATTTACCGTAGAAGCAAAAAAATGGTTGTTTTCCCAACAGTTTGGCTTTCAATATTCTTATTCCAGACTTGCTTTTCGCTTTATACTCAGTCATGTCGGTGCTGAATTTATTGGAGGGAAACAACACTTTAGAATGAGTTTGAAGGTTTGGAGAAGATAA
- a CDS encoding T9SS type A sorting domain-containing protein: MGTPGLFNSPENEDFAVQMTTTGGCFNGQHGKQLEDLNNTVSWTVYPNPSNSSFTIELRLSANFLTNLHVFDITGKEILRLYEQKPLNKGLHTLKISNDQLPAGVYICQLKYKDETGQEQREYLKLVKTQ; the protein is encoded by the coding sequence TTGGGAACACCAGGTCTTTTCAATTCTCCTGAAAATGAAGATTTTGCGGTACAAATGACTACTACAGGAGGATGCTTCAACGGACAACATGGCAAACAACTCGAAGATTTGAATAACACCGTGTCGTGGACGGTTTATCCAAATCCTTCCAATAGCAGTTTTACGATTGAGTTGCGACTTTCGGCTAACTTTCTTACCAATTTGCATGTTTTTGACATCACGGGCAAAGAAATATTGCGTTTATATGAGCAGAAACCTTTGAATAAAGGTTTGCATACATTAAAAATAAGCAATGACCAACTCCCCGCAGGTGTTTACATCTGTCAATTGAAATACAAAGACGAAACAGGACAAGAACAGCGAGAGTATTTGAAGTTGGTGAAAACGCAGTAA
- the glmS gene encoding glutamine--fructose-6-phosphate transaminase (isomerizing): protein MCGIVGYVGHKPVFPILIKGLLRLEYRGYDSTGVAILNGDLKIYKQKGKVKQLEKFVADQDLEGTTGMGHTRWATHGAPNDINAHPHISGDGRLAIIHNGIIENYAVLKKELEGRGHVFQTETDTEVLVHLIEEIQSLIKSPLEQAVRMALQGVVGAYAIVVASKDEPGRLVAARKSSPLVVGIGEGEFFLASDATPIIEHTRKVVYLKDEEMAVLDIKDGLTIKTIDNQIQTPVVEELMWNLEMLEKGGYEHFMLKEINEQSKSIHDSMRGRLNLDKNIIMLGGIKDYEQKMVNAKRIIIVACGTSWHAGLVGEYLFEDLARIPVEVEYASEFRYRNPIITEDDVVIAISQSGETADTLAALELAKSKGATILGICNVVGSSISRLTDAGTYTHAGPEIGVASTKAFTAQLTVLTLMALRLAQQKGMLTEARYHYLLTELEQIPTKVEETLKVEEQVKFIAGEFKDVSHFLYLGRGYNFPVALEGALKLKEISYIHAEGYPAAEMKHGPIALIDEKMPVVVMATNESAYEKIVSNIQEVKARGGRIIAITHEKDTIIEGLAEFVVKIPETAEPLTPILSVIPLQLLAYHIALMRGCNVDQPRNLAKSVTVE, encoded by the coding sequence ATGTGCGGAATAGTTGGATACGTAGGACATAAACCCGTTTTTCCTATTTTAATCAAAGGCCTACTAAGACTGGAATATAGAGGCTATGACAGTACAGGCGTTGCCATTTTGAATGGCGACCTTAAAATCTACAAACAAAAAGGAAAGGTAAAACAATTAGAAAAGTTTGTAGCAGACCAAGACCTTGAAGGGACAACAGGCATGGGGCATACCCGATGGGCGACACATGGAGCCCCCAACGACATCAATGCCCATCCACATATATCAGGTGATGGAAGGTTGGCAATCATACACAACGGCATTATTGAAAACTATGCTGTTTTGAAAAAAGAATTGGAGGGACGTGGGCATGTTTTTCAAACAGAAACAGACACTGAAGTATTGGTACATCTCATTGAAGAAATTCAATCTTTGATCAAATCACCTCTAGAACAGGCTGTCCGCATGGCTCTTCAAGGAGTTGTTGGGGCGTATGCCATTGTTGTAGCTTCAAAAGACGAACCAGGCAGACTGGTCGCTGCTCGAAAAAGTAGCCCTCTAGTAGTAGGCATTGGCGAAGGAGAATTTTTTCTTGCCTCTGATGCGACACCTATTATTGAGCATACCCGTAAGGTAGTGTATTTGAAGGACGAAGAAATGGCGGTTTTGGACATCAAAGATGGGCTGACCATTAAAACCATTGATAATCAAATTCAAACACCCGTAGTAGAGGAATTGATGTGGAATTTGGAGATGCTCGAAAAAGGGGGTTACGAACATTTCATGTTAAAAGAAATCAACGAACAGTCCAAGTCTATTCACGACAGTATGCGTGGTCGCCTCAATCTTGACAAAAACATCATCATGCTCGGAGGCATCAAAGATTATGAGCAGAAGATGGTGAATGCCAAGCGCATCATCATTGTGGCTTGTGGAACTTCTTGGCACGCTGGATTGGTGGGCGAATATTTATTTGAAGACTTGGCGAGAATTCCCGTTGAAGTAGAATATGCTTCTGAGTTTCGCTATCGAAATCCAATTATCACCGAAGACGATGTAGTTATTGCCATTTCTCAATCGGGCGAAACGGCAGACACGCTTGCAGCCCTTGAATTGGCAAAATCGAAAGGGGCAACCATTTTGGGAATCTGCAATGTGGTTGGTTCGTCTATTTCACGATTGACCGATGCGGGAACTTATACACACGCAGGGCCTGAGATTGGCGTAGCTTCAACCAAAGCCTTCACCGCACAACTCACTGTATTGACACTCATGGCACTCCGATTGGCGCAGCAAAAAGGAATGTTGACCGAAGCTCGCTACCACTATTTGTTGACCGAGTTGGAGCAAATTCCGACAAAGGTAGAGGAGACATTGAAGGTGGAGGAGCAGGTTAAGTTCATTGCAGGTGAGTTCAAAGATGTGAGCCACTTTTTATATTTGGGGCGTGGCTACAATTTCCCTGTTGCCTTGGAGGGTGCGCTCAAATTGAAGGAGATTTCTTACATTCATGCCGAGGGTTATCCTGCTGCCGAAATGAAACATGGCCCGATTGCCTTGATTGACGAAAAAATGCCTGTGGTCGTGATGGCTACCAATGAGAGTGCTTACGAAAAGATTGTGAGCAATATTCAAGAGGTGAAAGCAAGAGGCGGACGCATCATTGCGATTACCCATGAAAAAGATACCATCATTGAAGGTTTGGCAGAATTTGTGGTGAAAATTCCTGAAACGGCGGAGCCTTTGACTCCAATTTTATCGGTTATTCCCCTTCAATTGCTGGCGTATCACATTGCGCTGATGCGGGGCTGCAATGTGGACCAACCTCGAAACTTGGCGAAGTCGGTGACGGTGGAGTAA
- a CDS encoding DUF4270 domain-containing protein has translation MKQKYLMIWCTVLFISICTISCNDTTPIGLDIIDDEDLLTTSVVDTFTIEVATVQTDSTNSSDRTRPYLFGVVNDPTFGKSRASIYTEFLLRASNPNLGDHPVFDSLVITLAYDNFLIYGNSVSSNSLTVHELEQELNASQTYYSNETIAYNPRVIGEKRNFQYEPADSNLIVTEIDTSGIPLRNRVTPHLRIRLSDELGNRLLNQIGDVAFQNDENFQQFFKGLYILPASSNNALTYFDILSEQTKMTLYYTDDDEDLGTLDFMMNLSTAVINHFEHDYNNTPIEAVINQTPNSETTTAYVQAMTGLDIDLEIPTLSKNVLGNISINKAELEVYQVEVDGDALFSAPLALGLIAENTEDNTIVVMSSTASGLRGDTLTVNGEIGIKYKVDIDLQRLQGFLDNSENQKFSLLPSNPLTSPNRMAVGGPKHPNFPMKLRLIYTAIVE, from the coding sequence ATGAAACAAAAATATTTAATGATATGGTGTACGGTGTTATTTATCAGCATCTGCACCATTTCTTGCAATGACACGACTCCCATTGGTTTGGATATCATTGACGATGAAGACCTTCTGACTACTTCAGTCGTTGATACTTTTACCATTGAAGTAGCTACTGTTCAAACTGACTCCACCAATTCCTCCGATAGAACCCGTCCTTACTTATTTGGAGTCGTTAATGACCCCACTTTCGGCAAATCAAGGGCCAGCATTTACACCGAATTTTTACTGCGGGCCAGCAATCCCAATCTTGGAGACCACCCCGTTTTTGATTCTTTGGTCATTACTTTGGCCTATGACAACTTTCTTATTTATGGCAATTCGGTGTCTAGCAATTCCCTGACAGTACACGAGTTAGAGCAGGAACTAAATGCCAGTCAAACCTATTACTCCAATGAAACCATCGCCTACAATCCAAGGGTAATTGGCGAAAAAAGGAATTTTCAGTATGAACCAGCGGATAGCAATTTGATTGTCACAGAAATTGACACTTCGGGAATTCCCCTCCGCAACAGAGTTACCCCTCATCTACGCATACGGTTAAGCGATGAGTTGGGTAATCGTTTGCTCAATCAGATTGGAGATGTTGCTTTTCAAAACGACGAAAATTTTCAACAGTTTTTCAAAGGACTCTACATCTTACCTGCAAGTTCCAACAATGCACTTACCTATTTTGATATACTCAGCGAACAAACCAAAATGACGCTATATTACACAGACGATGATGAAGACTTAGGTACACTTGATTTTATGATGAATCTAAGCACAGCAGTCATCAACCATTTTGAACACGATTACAACAATACCCCTATTGAAGCAGTCATCAATCAAACTCCGAATTCTGAAACAACCACTGCTTACGTTCAGGCTATGACAGGATTGGATATTGATTTAGAGATTCCTACTCTGAGCAAAAATGTCCTCGGCAATATTTCAATCAATAAGGCAGAATTGGAAGTTTATCAGGTAGAAGTAGATGGTGATGCCTTGTTTTCTGCACCTCTTGCCCTGGGTTTGATTGCAGAGAACACAGAAGATAACACCATTGTGGTGATGTCTTCTACTGCTAGTGGATTGAGAGGAGATACGCTCACAGTTAATGGAGAAATCGGCATAAAATACAAGGTCGATATTGATCTTCAACGTTTGCAAGGTTTCTTAGATAATTCTGAAAATCAAAAATTTTCATTGCTGCCCAGCAATCCTCTTACCAGTCCCAATAGAATGGCAGTTGGTGGTCCAAAACACCCTAATTTTCCTATGAAACTTCGACTGATTTATACTGCTATTGTAGAATAA
- a CDS encoding glycogen/starch synthase has translation MSNKKKVLIVTQEMLPYLPESSIAKASRTLPEYLKTKGKMELRILTPRFGTVNERRHRLHEVVRLSGINIIIDEDDYPLIIKVASLPQARMQVYFLDNEDFFKRKFVFNDKNGKFYKDNVERMVFFCKGVIETVKKFGWAPDVIHCHGWMTSLIPLYIRTAYKNDALFTNSKIVYTAYENSFTESFGDIFKQKAMIKKVSDKDIAPYMDLNNNGLHKGAIYYSDGVVKGDAVLDEEIEKVLQNGVAENKHILDYSEDEEFKEAHKKFYAQLLEEE, from the coding sequence ATGAGTAATAAAAAGAAAGTATTGATTGTAACCCAAGAAATGCTTCCCTACCTTCCTGAGAGTTCTATTGCAAAAGCATCTCGCACCCTCCCCGAGTATTTGAAGACCAAAGGAAAGATGGAACTTCGTATATTGACACCTCGTTTTGGAACTGTTAATGAACGCAGGCATCGTTTACACGAAGTTGTACGTTTATCTGGTATCAATATTATTATTGATGAGGATGATTATCCACTCATTATTAAAGTAGCATCTCTGCCTCAAGCAAGAATGCAAGTATATTTTTTGGACAACGAAGATTTTTTCAAAAGAAAATTCGTTTTTAACGACAAAAATGGCAAATTCTACAAAGACAATGTTGAACGAATGGTTTTTTTCTGCAAAGGTGTCATAGAAACGGTCAAAAAATTTGGTTGGGCACCTGATGTGATTCACTGTCACGGATGGATGACCAGTTTGATACCGCTTTATATCCGAACTGCTTACAAAAATGATGCGCTGTTCACCAATTCTAAGATTGTCTATACTGCTTACGAAAACTCATTTACAGAGTCTTTTGGAGATATATTCAAGCAGAAAGCAATGATTAAAAAAGTATCTGACAAAGACATTGCCCCTTATATGGACCTAAACAACAATGGTTTGCACAAAGGAGCTATTTATTATTCAGATGGAGTGGTGAAAGGAGATGCAGTATTGGACGAAGAAATCGAAAAAGTCCTGCAAAATGGCGTTGCCGAAAATAAACATATTCTAGATTACTCTGAGGATGAAGAATTCAAAGAAGCTCACAAAAAGTTTTACGCACAATTGCTCGAAGAAGAGTAA
- the panC gene encoding pantoate--beta-alanine ligase — protein MLIFEKVIDLQHFLRDKKAENKQIGFVPTMGALHEGHLSLIAQSKHATDLTVCSIFVNPTQFDEQSDLEKYPRTTEKDITLLEAQNCDVLFLPSVSEIYPPNQRIEANYDFGYLDQPMEGAHRKGHFKGVAQVINRLLEIVQPDELFMGQKDFQQFKIVGKLLELTQSPVKLIQCAIVREEGGLAMSSRNARLTPEERQKAVWISKILQWVKNQHGVNTPEEIEVAAIQKLNQIEGFDVDYLKIVDAKTLQEITHWTDTEEAIVCTAVRLGKVRLIDNMLI, from the coding sequence GTGCTGATTTTTGAAAAAGTAATTGATTTACAGCATTTTTTGAGAGATAAAAAAGCTGAAAATAAACAAATTGGCTTTGTCCCAACAATGGGGGCTCTGCATGAAGGACATTTATCGTTGATAGCTCAATCCAAACATGCTACTGACCTTACTGTATGTAGCATCTTTGTTAATCCTACTCAATTTGACGAGCAGAGTGACCTCGAAAAATATCCGAGAACTACGGAAAAGGATATTACTTTATTGGAAGCGCAGAATTGTGATGTTTTGTTTCTCCCCTCAGTATCAGAAATATATCCTCCCAATCAACGAATAGAAGCAAACTACGATTTTGGTTATTTGGATCAACCCATGGAGGGAGCACATCGAAAAGGACACTTCAAAGGAGTAGCGCAAGTGATTAACCGTTTATTAGAGATTGTACAGCCCGATGAATTGTTTATGGGACAAAAAGACTTCCAACAATTTAAAATAGTTGGAAAACTTTTAGAACTGACTCAAAGTCCTGTAAAATTGATTCAATGTGCCATCGTAAGGGAAGAAGGTGGTTTGGCTATGAGTTCTCGCAATGCCCGACTCACCCCCGAAGAACGTCAAAAAGCAGTATGGATTTCCAAGATACTTCAATGGGTAAAAAATCAACATGGAGTGAATACCCCAGAAGAAATTGAAGTCGCAGCCATTCAAAAACTAAATCAAATCGAAGGCTTTGATGTTGATTATTTGAAGATTGTAGATGCTAAAACTTTGCAGGAAATAACTCATTGGACAGATACCGAAGAAGCCATAGTTTGTACGGCGGTAAGACTTGGAAAAGTTCGTTTGATAGACAACATGCTTATCTAA
- a CDS encoding aspartate 1-decarboxylase, whose protein sequence is MFIQVFKSKIHRASVTQADLNYIGSITIDEALLEAANLIAGEKVQIVNCNNGERLETYIIKGERHSGVICLNGAAARKVAVGDIVIIIGYGLMDFEEAKNYEGGTTVFVNEKNEIIKQQQLAEVFA, encoded by the coding sequence ATGTTTATTCAAGTATTCAAATCTAAAATTCATAGAGCATCGGTCACTCAAGCAGACCTCAATTATATTGGTAGTATTACCATTGATGAAGCACTGCTCGAAGCCGCTAATTTGATAGCAGGTGAAAAGGTTCAAATCGTAAACTGCAACAATGGTGAACGTCTTGAAACTTACATCATTAAGGGTGAACGGCACTCAGGTGTAATTTGCCTCAATGGTGCTGCCGCCCGCAAAGTAGCCGTTGGTGATATTGTCATTATCATCGGTTATGGTCTTATGGATTTTGAGGAGGCTAAAAATTACGAAGGCGGAACAACCGTTTTTGTGAACGAAAAGAATGAAATCATCAAACAACAGCAATTGGCGGAAGTATTTGCTTGA
- a CDS encoding lysylphosphatidylglycerol synthase transmembrane domain-containing protein has protein sequence MKSSNNSNWRKYLLDIVKLAIFLGLGFFLVWLAVKDFSAEDIEEMKTSLSKAKYGWLFLSCFFAIMSHFARALRWQMMIAAFAHKPRFAIATLSLMIGYIANLAFPRLGEVTKCGIMSKYEDVPLDKVFGTVVTDRIIDIFLLFTLTFVVIILQFNLLGNYFIEKIWTPLLTKFGYILATENLLPKIAVIVVALLSAALLWYVARNFKKTLVYQKAVDLVKGVWEGVISVKSVKNMPLFLLYSLFIWVMYFFMIYVCFFALSATEHLGISAALACLVFGTFGFITTQGGIGAYPLAIAGTLALYGITYNPAYAFGWLAWMAQTLLILVAGLVAIGLLPLFKPVGEANKQELGMENGELAMEKK, from the coding sequence ATGAAATCATCAAACAACAGCAATTGGCGGAAGTATTTGCTTGACATTGTTAAGCTTGCTATCTTTTTGGGTTTAGGGTTTTTTCTCGTGTGGTTGGCAGTCAAAGACTTCTCTGCTGAAGATATCGAAGAAATGAAAACCTCTTTGAGCAAAGCTAAATATGGATGGCTATTCCTATCCTGTTTTTTTGCAATAATGAGTCATTTTGCACGGGCACTGCGCTGGCAAATGATGATTGCTGCTTTTGCACACAAACCCCGTTTTGCTATTGCTACCTTATCTTTGATGATAGGTTATATTGCCAACTTGGCTTTTCCTCGTTTGGGAGAAGTAACCAAATGTGGTATCATGAGTAAGTATGAGGATGTGCCTCTTGACAAAGTGTTTGGCACTGTCGTAACTGACCGTATCATTGACATATTTCTACTTTTTACGCTTACATTCGTTGTCATTATCCTTCAATTCAATCTTTTAGGCAACTATTTTATTGAAAAAATCTGGACACCTTTACTCACAAAATTCGGTTACATTTTGGCTACCGAAAATCTGCTGCCCAAAATTGCAGTGATTGTAGTAGCCTTATTGAGTGCCGCTTTGCTGTGGTATGTTGCCCGAAACTTCAAAAAAACATTGGTTTACCAAAAAGCAGTAGATTTGGTAAAAGGCGTTTGGGAAGGAGTTATTTCCGTCAAAAGTGTCAAAAACATGCCCCTGTTTCTCCTGTATTCCTTGTTTATATGGGTCATGTATTTCTTCATGATTTATGTCTGCTTCTTTGCCTTATCCGCTACAGAACATTTAGGAATCAGTGCAGCATTGGCTTGTTTGGTATTTGGCACATTTGGATTTATCACCACACAAGGAGGCATTGGAGCCTATCCTCTCGCCATTGCAGGAACTCTTGCATTGTATGGCATTACATACAATCCTGCTTACGCCTTCGGTTGGCTCGCATGGATGGCCCAGACCCTTTTGATATTGGTTGCAGGACTTGTGGCAATCGGTTTGTTACCGCTTTTCAAGCCAGTAGGCGAAGCCAATAAACAAGAGCTAGGAATGGAAAATGGAGAGCTGGCAATGGAAAAGAAATAA
- the rfaE2 gene encoding D-glycero-beta-D-manno-heptose 1-phosphate adenylyltransferase yields the protein MSLPYLQQKILTLPQLQTKLNKWRFLERKIVFTNGCFDLIHKGHIHTLVSAKALGSLLILGLNSDASVKRLKGESRPIQSEADRALILASMVFVDAVVIFEEDTPSQLIQLIQPDVLVKGGDYQKHEVVGAEIVEAKGGEVVLIPYLEGHSTTNILQKG from the coding sequence ATGTCCCTTCCATACCTTCAACAAAAAATACTTACCCTTCCCCAACTGCAAACCAAACTGAACAAATGGCGTTTTTTGGAGCGTAAAATCGTTTTTACCAACGGCTGTTTCGACCTCATTCACAAAGGACACATTCACACCCTTGTTAGTGCCAAAGCATTGGGAAGTCTATTGATCCTCGGTTTGAACAGCGATGCATCGGTCAAAAGATTGAAGGGAGAAAGTCGTCCGATTCAGTCAGAAGCCGACAGAGCATTAATTTTGGCTTCCATGGTTTTCGTTGATGCAGTAGTTATTTTTGAAGAAGATACACCCTCGCAGTTGATTCAACTCATTCAGCCTGATGTGTTGGTGAAAGGAGGAGATTACCAAAAACACGAAGTCGTTGGCGCAGAAATTGTTGAAGCAAAGGGGGGCGAAGTGGTTTTAATTCCTTATTTAGAAGGTCATTCTACGACCAATATATTGCAGAAAGGCTGA
- a CDS encoding phosphoglycerate kinase: protein MRTINDYNFKDQKALIRVDFNVPLNADLEVTDNNRIQGALPSIQKILKDGGAVVLMSHLGRPKGKPAEKYSLKSVVAETSKLLGQEVKFVADCVGEEAQKAVEGLQYGEVLLLENLRFYAEEEKGDEGFAKQLADLGCDVYVNDAFGTAHRAHASTYTVAQFFDTEKRMFGLLMAAELENAQKVMHNPARPFTAILGGAKVSDKIMLIENMLDKVDKLIIGGGMAYTFHKAQGGRIGSSLCEDDKLDLAKELLQKAKEMGVELLIPYDSVIADAFSNDAHIEMAASQSIPDGWMGLDIGTNACQHFAAVIEQSKTLLWNGPMGVFEMSNFETGTRTVAEAVVKATQNGAYSLIGGGDSAAAIRQFGFDDEVSYVSTGGGAMLELLEGKELPGIEAMR, encoded by the coding sequence ATGCGTACCATAAACGATTACAATTTCAAAGACCAAAAAGCATTGATTCGTGTGGACTTCAATGTGCCACTCAATGCGGATTTAGAAGTAACCGACAACAACCGTATTCAAGGTGCGTTGCCGAGTATTCAAAAAATATTGAAAGACGGTGGAGCAGTCGTATTGATGTCACATTTGGGACGACCCAAAGGAAAGCCTGCTGAAAAATACTCGCTGAAAAGCGTAGTGGCAGAAACTTCAAAACTGCTCGGACAGGAAGTGAAATTTGTGGCGGATTGTGTGGGTGAAGAAGCCCAAAAAGCCGTTGAAGGACTGCAATACGGTGAAGTATTGTTATTAGAAAATTTACGGTTTTATGCGGAAGAGGAAAAAGGGGATGAAGGTTTTGCCAAACAATTGGCTGATTTGGGCTGCGATGTGTATGTAAACGATGCTTTCGGAACAGCACACCGAGCGCACGCTTCGACCTATACGGTAGCCCAATTTTTCGATACCGAAAAGCGGATGTTTGGCTTATTGATGGCAGCAGAGTTGGAAAATGCCCAAAAAGTAATGCACAACCCTGCTCGCCCTTTCACTGCAATCCTCGGAGGAGCGAAGGTTTCTGACAAAATCATGTTGATCGAAAATATGCTCGACAAGGTGGACAAACTCATCATTGGCGGTGGCATGGCCTACACTTTCCACAAGGCGCAAGGTGGCAGAATTGGGAGTTCGCTGTGTGAGGACGACAAATTGGACTTGGCAAAAGAACTCCTGCAGAAAGCAAAAGAGATGGGTGTTGAATTGTTGATTCCCTACGATTCGGTGATTGCAGATGCTTTCTCCAACGATGCCCATATCGAAATGGCTGCGAGCCAAAGTATTCCCGATGGTTGGATGGGTTTGGATATTGGCACGAATGCCTGTCAACATTTTGCAGCAGTCATCGAACAATCCAAAACCTTACTTTGGAATGGACCGATGGGGGTTTTTGAAATGTCCAATTTTGAAACGGGTACAAGAACTGTTGCAGAGGCAGTGGTGAAGGCTACCCAAAATGGAGCTTATTCTTTGATTGGCGGCGGTGATTCGGCGGCTGCAATTCGTCAGTTTGGTTTTGACGATGAGGTGAGTTACGTGTCAACTGGCGGTGGCGCAATGTTGGAATTGTTGGAAGGGAAGGAACTGCCTGGGATTGAGGCGATGAGATAG